CGCCGGCCGTTCTCGCGCAGATCAAGGAAGTGGGAGACCCGATCTGGAACCAGTACGTCCCCACCATCCAGGAGTTGGACGTGGTGGACGGCGTGATCGACTCGCTGGACGAGGACGGAGATTCGCCGGTGCCGAACATCACGCATCGGTATCCCGACCGCGTCCTCTTCCTGGTGAGCCCGGTGTGCGCGTCGTACTGCCGGTTCTGCACCCGCCGCCGGAAGGTGGGAGACCCGGAGAAGATCCCGCTCAACCAGTATGAATCGGCATTCGAGTACATCCGGAGCCACCCGGAAATCCGCGACGTGATCATGAGCGGCGGCGATCCGATGATGCTCTCGGACCGCCGGCTGGAATATCTATTCCAGCGGCTGCGTGAGATCCCGCACGTCGAGATCATCCGCATCGGCAGTCGGATCACCTCGCATCTGCCGGAGCGGATCACCCCGGAGTTCTGCGAGATGGTCAAGAAGTACCATCCCGTGTACATGAACACGCACTTCAACCATCCCAGCGAGCTCACGCCGGCCACCGTGGCGGCGCTGGGGCGCCTGGCCGACGCCGGCGTGCCGCTGGGCTGCCAGACCGTGCTCCTCCGCGGGGTGAACGACAACGCGGAGACGATGAAGGAGCTGATGCAGAAGCTCCTCAAGGCGCGGGTGCGCCCGTACTATCTGTACATGGCCGACCAGGTGGCGGGCGGCGAGCATTTCCGCACCATGGTGGAGACCGGCCTCGAGATCGTGAAGGCGCTCCGCGGCTGGACGTCGGGGCTGGCCGTACCCCACTTCTGCATCGACGCACCCGGCGGCGGGGGGAAGGTGCCGCTGCTGCCCGAGTACGTGGAGAAGATCACCGACGAAGAAGTGATCTTCCGCAACTACGAGGGCAAGCGCTTCACCTACAAGCAGCCGCGCCAGCCGGTGACGGCCAGCGCATGCGGCGCGGCCGCGGAGCAGGAACCCGGCGTGCTACCCATCCAGAGCGGCGCGCGGCCGAAGAAGGCGGCGCGGCCCAAGCGCCGGCGCAGCGCGGGCTCGTAATCAAGAGTCCGCCGTGGGCAGGGACGGCCTACTGCCCACGGCGTTCCGCCGCGTTGGTCAGTGCATCGAGATGACGATGGCGCCGGCGCCATTGCCGGTGCCGAACCGCTGGGTCGCGTCGGTGGCGTCGAGGTACCGAATTTCACGGATGCCGTCCACCGGCAGCTCGCGCAGGCGACTCAGGCCCACGCTCACATTGTCCAGGTACACCTGGATCGTGTACGACTGCTGCTGGGTGATGGACGAGGCCCCCCCGCGCATGATGAGCATCTGCGGCCGGAGCTGCCGGATGGCGTCGTAGGCGTTGCTGTACGCGCCCTGCGCCAACTCCGCGCTCGTGATCACGTCGGGATTGCGCGGCGCTCGCGTCGCGCCCGACGAGGCGGCGCCGCCGGCACTCGCACAGGCACCGGCGGTGAGACCGAGGATCAGGCAGAGCGCCAGGGCTGAAGGACGCATCGTCGCTCCGGGGCCGGTCAGTGGGTGATCAGCTGAATCACGCCGCCCGGATTGCCCGAGCCGAATCGCTGCATGGCCTGCGATGGACTCAGATAGCGGATCTCCCGGATCAACCCCAGCGGCATGCCGTGCAGCACCGAGATGTCCCCGATCTTGTTGTCGTCCTGGTACACGTTGAGGGTGTAGCCCGCCGACTGGGTGAGCGACGACGTCTGCTCCGCGGGCCGCACCCGGAGCATCTCGGGACGCAGGTGCTGGATGGCTTCGTAGACCGTGGTTGAATTCTCGGCCGCCAGCTCCTGCTGCGTGATCACGTTCCGATCGCGCACGCCGGACGCCGATCCCGCGCTCGTCCCGGTGGTGGCGCAGGCGGACAGCAACAGTCCGGCGGTCAGTCCCAGCAGTGTTCGTGACTTCAACATCGCATCTCCTCCATGACGGGAACCGGGTCGCGGGCGGCCTCAGTGCGCCAGCGCTTCTTCATGCTCCTTGCTCGACTCCGCGATCACGCGCTGGGCGGCGTCGGGCGGCATCTCTTCATAGCCGTGGAACCGGTGGATGAACATGGCGCGTCCCTGGGTCATGGACTGCAGCGCGCTCGCATACATGTGCAGCTCGGCCTGCGGGATCACGGCGCGCACGCGGGCGCCGTCGGGCGTGCTGTCGGTTCCCATGATGTGCCCGCGCCGCGACGACAGATCGCCGAGCACGTCGCCCAGATATTCGTCCGGCGTGGTGATCTCGAGATCGTCCAGCGGCTCGAGCAGCACCGGCTTGCATTTTGGCGCCACCGCCTTGAACCCCAGGATGCCCGCCATCTTGAACGACATTTCGTTGGAGTCCACGGTGTGGTACGAACCGTCGTAGACCTCGGCCCTGAAATCCACGAGCGGGTATCCGGCCAGGATGCCACGGACGGCGGCTTCCTGCACGCCCCGGTCCACGGCGGGGATGAACTTGCTGGGAATCGCGCCACCCACGATGCGATCCACGAATTCGTATCCCCCGCCGCGGGGGAGGGGGGAGAACCGCACCCAGCAATCGCCGAACTGGCCGCGGCCGCCGCTCTGCTTCTTGTGCCGGCCCTGCCCCTCACCCGTGCCTCGCAGCGTCTCGCGGTACGCGATGCTGGGTTTGGTGAGGTCGGCTTCGACTCCGTACCGACGCTTGAGCTTGGCCAGCGTGACCTCGAGGTGCCGTTCGCCCAGCCCCGATACGATCGTCTCGTGGGTCTCGGCGTTGTAGTGCATCTCGAACGTCGGATCCTCGTCGTGCAGCTTGTGGAGTCCGGCCTGGAGCTTCTCCTCGTCGGCGCGGGCGGCGGCGTGCACCGCCATCTGCAGCGCCCCCTCCGGGAAGGCGATCTGCGGGAGCCGCACCGGATGTTGGCGGGTGGACAGGGTGTCGTTGGTGTGGGTATTGCGGAGCTTGGCCACGCAGCCGATGTCGCCGGCATGGAGAACCGCCTGCTCCGTCCGATCCTTGCCCTGCGTGATCGACAGATGGTTCAGCTTCTCGACGCCGTCGCGGGTGGCGTTGAACACCTCGGCCCCGTTCTCCACCCGGCCCGAGAAGATGCGGAAGAACGTCACCTCGCCCACGTGCGGCTCGGACGTCGTCTTGAAGGCGAGCGCGGCGAACGGCGCGTCGTCGATGGCGTGGATCTCCACCGTGCGATCGCCCTCGGCGCCCTTGAAGGCGTGCAGCTCCTCCATCTCCCACGCCGTGGGCATCAGTTCGACGATCGTGCTCAGCACCGCCTGGGTCCCGTAGTTGAGTTCGCTGGATATGCAGAACAGGGGGAACAGCTCCATCTGCTTCATCGCTTCCTTCATCGCGGCGACGGCGTCTTCCCGCGGGATCTCGCCGCCCTCCAGGTACCGCTCCAGCAGGGAGTCGTCGGTGGCGGCGATGGTCTCGATGAGCTGCTCGTAGTACTTGTCGAACTGCGGCCGGTGCTCGGCCGGGATCTCGACCTCGTCGTAGTTCCCGCCCTTCACCCCGCGCTTGTACAGATGCGCCTTTCTCGTGAACAGGTTGATGATCCCGTGGAACTCCGGCCCTTCGCCGATCGGCACCTCGACCGGAATGACCTTGTTGGTGAGGCGGGCGCGGATCTGGTCCACCACGTCGTCGAAGCTGGCGTGCTCCTTGTCCATCATCGAGGCCACGAACAGCACCGGATCGCGCCGCCGCACGGCCTCGCGAAACATGCGTTCGGTGCCCACCTCGATCCCCGCCGTGGCGCTCACCACGCAGAGCGCGCCGTCGGCGGCGGCGAGTCCGGCGACCGCGTCGCCCTGGAAGTCGAGGTATCCCGGCGTGTCGATGAGATTGATCTTGGTGTTCATCCACTCGGCGTACGCGCAACCCAGATTGATCGAGTAGCCGCGCTCCACTTCTTCAGGGGCCGTGTCGGTGAGCGACGTGCCGTCCTTCACGGAGCCGTGGCGCTTGCTGGATCCAGACACGAAGGCGAGCGCATCGACCAGGCTGGTCTTGCCGCTCGCCCCGTGTCCCACTACCGCCACGTTCCGGATTTCTGACCCTCGATATTCTGGCATGTGCCGGTCCTCATCACCTCAAGTGAGTGTGCCGATGCGGGGGGCGATCGACAGCCAGGCGCGGAGTGTGTCGTCCTCGACATCCCCCACGCTGCCCGGCAGGTCCACAGCGATCGCACGGCCCGACTGACGCACCTCGCTGACGCAGGTGAACACGACGGCATTGTTGCCGCCGGCCTCACCGTTCACGTATGCGGCGCTCCATGTGCGGCCGAGGGCGTCCGTAAAGACGCGCTCGCCGCCTGATGGGCGGCGGAAGGAGGTGCGGATAGACTGCCTGGGCACGTTTCGATGCTCCTCTGTACTTCAAAGCCTGACCCCCTGCATAGGGGTTCGTCAAGGTGTGCCGGCCGGAAACGCCACCGGGGAGCGACTAGGCGCTCCCCGGTGGGTTGGACTGCTCGGACGAATCAGGTGTCGTGTCTCACTCCCCCTCAAAGTCGAAGGCCAGACTGTCTGCTTCCCGCCACCGTTCCAGCACCGACTCCAGCGGCTTCAGAACCGGCGCCGTCAGCCCCCCCACGGGCCCCAACGACACCGTAATCGCCCGCCGTGCCCCTTCGGGCCAGTCGGGCATCGACAGTCCGGCCACGAGGCGACCGATCACCTGGCCGCATTCCCGCATCAGTTCCGTGGCCGTGGCGTGGAGAATCTCCAGCGGAATCTCCAGGTCCCGGGTCACGAGCTGTCCGGTGCTGTCGCGCCACGCCGCGTCACCCACGGCGCCGCGCTCCGCCCACACGCCCAGATGGCGGATGGACTCCAGACTTCCCTCGCCTCCCCCCTCCCCCTCCTCCCCCGTACGGTGGCATTCCACCGCCGCCGCCAACGCCAACGCAACGGACTCCGTGGTCGGGGCGCCATACAGCGTCACGATGTCCCGTGACGGCCGCTCGGAGTCGAGCGGCGCCGGAACGGAGTTCACGTGCGCGAGCACCGGCGAGTGGTCGGGGTTCTCCTCGAGCATCACGAGGACATCCATACCCCCTCCTGAATAAAGTGCTGCTGCACCATCGCCTTGCTCCCTCGAACGACGGCCGGCGGCATGGAGTTTCACCTCCGACCACGCGCCGCCCAGCCCTCGTCCGTACAAACACACCCGCCGCGAAATCGTTCCAGCGCGCTGCCGCGCCGTCACGGCGTTTCCCTCTCAACTCGCGGACGTAAGATCGGGTCACTTGCAACGCAAGAGGGCCCCGCGATTCGCGGGGCCCTCTCGTGATCGCCATCACCAAGCGACTACTGCGGCGTGCCGCCGATGATGATCGTGCCGATGGCGTAGCAGCCATCGTCCACGCCCGGCGTGCAGTCATCCACCAGCCCGGTGTGCACGTTGTAGCCCGTGAAGTGCTCCACGCGGCGCCACACGGCCCCCGTGCGGATGTTCACGTGCGTGGCCAGCGTCGAGTCGGTCGCCGACTCGTCCACCACCGGGCCGCCCGGCACGGCCGAGAACAGGACCGCGAACCGGCGCAGGTCGCCATGGCCACCGATGGCCGCCAGGCGGAGGGTGTGGATGGTCACCCAGCGGGACGGATCGTTGCTGGGCACGAATCGGATGTCGGGGGTGAAGTCCACGTAATCGCGGCCGTCGATCGTGGTCACCGTGGCGCTCACGTGGATCGGCGACCTGGCCGCCGTGCACGGATCGTTCCAGGTGCCCGGGCCGTACGTCGACGTGGTCGGGTCGCACACCGCGCGGGGGGGAACGACGAGCAGGTACTGGCCCAGCGTGTAGACCCCGCCGCGGGTGGAGATGTCGAACGTGTACGCGGCTCCACCGTAAGCGCCGCGCGACTGCGAAGCCGACGGGCCGGCAGCGACCGGTGCCGTAGCCGTGGGAGACACACTGTCGCCGCAGCTGGCGGCCAAGGTGAGCGCTGCGACTGCGAGAGCCGAGGGGATCCGGCGCATTGAACCCTACCGTAAAGAAGGAGTCTCGGACGTCGGCCACCCCGCGGCGAGCGGCCTTACGCTTGGAATCGGGTACTCAGAGAAAACGTATGCCTGGCGCCATATTTGCGCCAGGATTAGAGAAGTTGTGACTCAGATCACGAAATCGCGGCGAGAATCGCATATCGGTCGGTGAGCGAAGTGAATCCCAAACCCGCCACGCGGGATGCGTAGCGCTCCACCGCCGCACGGGCCACCCCGCGGTCGATCCGGAAGATCGCATCGGCGCAGGCGGCGGTGAACCACGCCGCGCTGTAGAGGTCGGTGGCGTCGGCGAGGGCCCGCGCCTGCTCGAACTGCTCGAGGGCGTCGGTACGGCGTCCCTCCGCCGCCGCCACGAGCACGCGCAACGTCTCCACGAGCTCCCGCCCCTGGAACCACTCGGCGCGCGTGGCCATCCGGCTCTCGGCTTCGGCCAGCGGACGCCGGGCCTCCTCGCCGCGGTTCATGGCGAGGAGGCACAGCCCCTCGCCCGCCCGCGCGCCGATCTCCACGTCGGATTGCCCGATGCGCTGGGCCAGCGACGCCGTGGCGTCGTACAGCTCGGCCCCCGATGCGGGCTGCCCGCTCTCCCGGGCGGCGTGCGCCATGTTGAACAGCGCGTACAACTGGTACTCCGTGTTCTTGAGCGAGGCCGACAGCCCGAGCGCCTCGCTGAACAGTTCCCGCGCCCGGTCATAATCACCCAACTTCTGGATGATGAGTCCGAGATTGAGCGCCGCGGCCGCCCAGAGGTCGGCCATGCCGGCCGCCCGCGCCAGCGTGATGGCCGTGGCGAGCGATTCACGCGCCGCGTCGATCTGGCTCTCGAGCTGGAGCACGATGCCGAGATTGTTGTAGCAGCGCACCTGAGCACGGATGTCCCCGCCCGCCCGGGCCAGGCCGAGGGCGCGCTCGTAGCACTCGCGCGCCCGCTTGGGCGATTCGGTCTCCACCGTGATGCCGAACCGCGTGAGCGCCTCGGCGAGCAACAGCGGATCGCCGATGCGCTCGGCCATCTCCACGCACTCGGCGGCGATCCGCGCCGCCTCGCGGGGTTCGCCGAGCCGACCATGCACCTGCGAGAGCAGCGTGAGGATGGCCACGCGCTCCTCGTCGAAGCCGAGCTGCGTGGCCGCGTCGTCGAGCACCCGCAGCGCATCGAGGGACCGGCGGGCCGGCTGGCCCAACTCCTTGCGCGCCCGCTCGCGCATGCGGCGCAACGTGAGCGCCCGCCGCTCGTCGCCCTCGCCGGCGAACCAGTCGAGCGCGAGGTCGCACAGTTCCTCTTCCTCGTCGTACCGGCCCAGCGCCTCGGCGATCTGCGCCAGCCGCACCCGCCCCTCGGCCAGATCACCGGGCGACGGCGCGTTGCGCGCCGCCAGCTGCAGAAAGTCGCCGGCCGTGGTGAGCGCGTACAACGCTTCGGCCTGCGTCGCGGCGTCGAGCGCCGTGCGGTAGGCGTCGACGGCGACGCCGGCCGCGTCGTAATGCTGGGCGATCTCGGCGATCGTGCCGTCGCCCCGCGCCTCCATGGCGCGCGCCACGCGCTCGTGCCGCAGCCGCGCCTGCTCGGGCGACGGCGAGCGCGCCAGCACGTCGGCGATCGATTCGTGCGTGAACAGGAATGCCTTGCGCCGGCGCTCGTAGGTGTACTGCAACACCCCCGAGGCCAGGCCCTCCTCCACCGCCACCTCCACGGCGCGCGCGCTGCCGGCCCCCGCCGCCTCGACCAGCGGCACGTCGAACTCGCGGCCGATCACCGCGGCGGTGGAGAGCACGGCGTGCGTGCTCGCCGAGAACCGCTCGAGGCGGCGGGACAGAATCCCCTCCGCGTCCGACGGCATCCGCAGCCCGGATACCGCCTTCCATTGCCACTGTTGGCCGTCGTTCCACAACGAACCTTCCTCGGTCAGGCAGCGCACCAGTTGCGTGAGGAGGAACGGATTGCCCTCGGTGTGGCGATACACGAACGCGAGGAGGTCGCGCCCCACCTCCTGGTGATCCAGGGCGGCTTCGAGCCAGCGCTTCACCTCCTCGCGCGTCAGACGCGACAGATGGAGCTCCTGGTAGCCGGCATGGTGCTGGAGCGCCGCCAGCCGCTCGGCGGCCGGCGTGTGCTCGACGCCCGTGCGCATCGTGATGCAGACGAGCAGCCGTTCGTCGGTCAGATGCTCCACCAGATGGTCGAGCGTATCCCACGAGGCTTCGTCGGCCCACTGCATCTCGTCCAGCACCACGACCAACGGCCACTTGGCGGTGGCGATGCGCAGGTAGGCCGCGATCTCCTCCATGAGCCGATACTTGGTTCCCGCCGGAATCGCCGGATCGCGCGGCAGGGTGGGCACGAGCTTCGGCAGTTCGCGCCACACCTGATCCGGCGGCGGGGCCACGCGGCGAACGGTCTGGAGTACGCCGGCCCACGGCCCGTACGGCTGGCGCACCGACATCATCCGGCCGCGGCCATACACGGTCGATCCACCGAGCAGGCGAACTTCGGGTTCCAGCTGGCGCGCCAGCGTGAGCGTGCCGCTGCCCGGTTCGCCGACAATCGAGACGATGCGCGGGTGTCCGGCGGCCGCCTCGTCGAGCAGGCGGAACAGTGTGCGACGCTCGGTCAGGCGACCGGCAAACCGGCCCACGTCCGGCACGGCGAGCGCGGCGCTGTCCGCAGCGTCGCGCGCCACGGCCACGCCGTCGCCGCCTCGCTGGGCGATGCCGGCGCAGGCCTGCCGCGCCGCCGAGACGAGTCGCTCCGGATCGGCCCCATGATCCGGGGCCGCGGCAACCCCCGCCGAGATCGTCACGCGGGGAGCGGCGGGCACGGCGCGCATGGATTGACCGGGGCTGAATTCGTGCCCGCGCACGGCAGCCCCGATGCGATGCGCCACCTGGCGCGCGTCGGTGACGCCGGCGCCAAGGAGCATCACGACCAACTCGCCGTCCGACACCCGTTGCACGTAGTCGCCGGTGCGCAGGATGCGCTGCAACATGCGCGCGATCTGCTCGCACACGTCATCGGCGCCCGACGGACCCAGCGCCGAACGCAGGGCCTGCAGGCGGTCGAGCTCGATCGAGACGAGTGACACCGGGCGCGCCGTGGCACTCGTCTCGGCCAGCGTCGCCGAAACGACGTCTATCAGCTCGCGCATGAGGGTGTGTGACGGGGGTCGCAGATCACCGGTCGGTGTAGGAACAAGACACCTTGACCGGCTCCGGCGAACCGTACGCACGTTCGCCCCGGTCCCGCAAGCGGGACTGTCACTTTTTGGTGCGGTAGCGTCACACTCCGGGTCGGTCGGGTTAACAGCGGCTCCCATACGCCCGTCTGACGAGCACCATCCCCCAACCGGGAGAGCGCGAGATGCGGTTCCGTTCCTATATATGGTTGTGGCTGCCCGCCGTTGGCGCGCTGGGGTCCTGCGCCAGCGGCGCGCCCTCGGCCACGGCGGCGGCGGCACCGGCCATGGCACCGGTGGCGGAGCTGCGCGAGCAGCTACCGGAGCAGCAGATCCTGCAGGTTCTCAATCGGCTGGCCTATGGGCCGCGCCCCGGAGATGTCGAGCAGGTGCGGGCCATGGGGGTGGACCAGTGGATCGCGCGCCAGCTCACCCCGGATCGCATCGACGATCACGTGGCCGATTCGGCGCTGGCCCGATATCACATGCTCGACACGCCGACGCGGGACATCGTGCAGTCGTTTCAGGACATACAGCGCGCTCGCCGCGAGGAACAGCTCGCGATGAAGGCGGACGACGACACGGCAACGCAGCGCAACGCGCGGCAGCAATATCTGCGCGCCCATCCCGAGCTCCGGGAGTTGCAGCAGCGGGTGCAGGGCCCGGTGAACCAACTGATGTCGGCGCAACTGGCGCGGGCCGTGCTCAGCGAGCGACAGCTCGACGAAGTGATGGTGGAGTTCTGGGAGAACCACTTCAGCGTGTATGTGGGCAAGGGCCAGACGCGGAATTTTCTCAACGCCTACGACCGCGAGGTGATCCGTCCCCATGTGCTGGGCAAGTTCCGCGATCTATTGGGCGCGGTGGCGCACAGCCCGGCGATGCTGTTCTATCTGGACAATTGGGAGAGCCAGGCCGACAGCACGCATGCCACGCTCGCCGCCAACGGTCGCGTGGCCACGGCGGCGCAGCGCCGCCGCGTGCTGGAGACGATCGAGCGGGCGCGGCCCGATCAGCTTCCACCGCGGCTGCGCAACATGTCGGCCGAGCAGCGGCGGAGACTCATCCAGCAGATGCAGCAGTCGCGCAAGCGCGGCCTCAACGAGAACTACGCCCGCGAGCTGATGGAACTGCACACCCTGGGCGTGGACGGCGGCTACACGCAGCAGGACGTGATCGAGGTGGCGCGGTGCCTCACGGGATGGAGCATCGATCTGCGCACCGGCGAGTTCATCTTCCGACCGCAGATGCACGATGCCGACGCCAAGGTCGTGCTCGGGCACCGGATCGCCGCCGGGCGCGGCGAAGAGGACGGCGAGCAGGTGCTGGACATTCTCGCCAGCAGCCCGGCCACGGCGCACTTCATCGCTCGCAAGCTGGTGGTGCGATTCGTGAGCGACAGCCCGCCGCCGGCGCTCGTGGAACGCGCGGCGCAGACGTTCCTGCACACCGGCGGCGACATCCGCGAGGTGGTGCGCACGATCGTCACGTCGCCGGAGTTCTTCAGCAACGCGGCCTATCGCGCGAAGGTGAAGACGCCGTTCGAGTTGGTGGCCAGCGCGCTCCGGGCCGTGAACGCCAAGCCCGACACCACGCCGCGGCTGGCCGGGCTCGTGGCGCTGCTCGGCGAGCCGGAGTTCGGCCGACAGACGCCCGACGGGTGGCCCGATCAGGGCGACGCGTGGATGAACACGGGCGCGATCCTCGATCGGATCAACTTCGGCCTGCTGCTGGCCAGCAGCCGGCTGCCCGGTGCGCCGCTCGCCAACTGGACGTACGCCCAGCAACTGCGTCGCGCGCCCCACGCCCAGCAGGTGGACGGCGTGATCCATGCGATCCTCGGCGGGGAGGTGTCGCAGGTCACGCGCGACGTGCTGCTCACGGGCGAGAATCCATTCCTCAAGAAAGCACAAAGCGACTCTCTCGCTAACATGGGAGGCGCCGTGGCGTCGAACGCGATGGAACGAGGTCGGGGCGGACGCGGCGGATACAACGCGCTCACGCGGCCGGTGAATCTGTCCGGATTGCCGCTGGTGGTGGGCCTCGCGTTGGGCGCACCGGAATTTCAACGCAGGTAGCGGGGGCACTCATGCATCGTCGCGTATTCGTGAAATCGGGCGCGCTGGCGCTCGTCACCATGGGCCTCTCGCCGAGCTTTCTGCGGCGCAGCGTGTTCGCCGCCGAGCTTCCGCGGGCGCGGAAGGGCAAGACGCTGATCTGCATCTTCCAGCGGGGCGCCGCCGACGCGCTCAACGTGGTCGTGCCGCACGGCGAAGCGGCCTACTATCGCATGCGGCCCACGATCGCGATTCCACAGCCGACGCGGAACACGCCCGGCGCGGCGATCGACCTCGACGGATTCTTCGGCCTGCATCCGGCCATGGCGCCATTCAAGCCGCTGTGGGATCGCGGATTGCTCACCGCGGTGCACGCCGTGGGCAGCCCGAGCAACACCCGGTCCCACTTCGACGCCCAGGACTACATGGAGAGCGGCACGCCCGACGACAAGGGCACGCCCGACGGCTGGCTCAACCGGTACCTCGCCGCGCGCGGAACGTGCGCCGAGTGCGAGGTGAAGGCGCCGCCGCCGTTCCGCGCCGTCTCGATGACGCCGCAGACGCCCCGCATTCTGGAGGGCAAGTCGCCGGTGGTGGCGATGAACGACCTGGATGAATTCACCATCCGCACCGGCGGCAGCGCCGCCGCCGAGCTCGAAGCGCTGTACATGACCGGCTCGTCGGACGTGGTGCACGCCGCGGGCGGCGACATGTTCGAGGCGATGAAGGTGCTGCGCGCCGCGAATCCCGAGCAGTACCAACCGCGCAACGGCGCCCGGTATCCCGACTCGCCATTCGGCCAGCATCTGAAGCAGATCGCCCAACTCATCAAGTCCGACGTCGGCCTCGAGATCGCGTTCGCCGACGTGGGCGGCTGGGACACGCACGTGAACCAGGGTGGATCCACCGGCCAGCTGGCGCAGCGTCTGGACGACTTCTCCACGTCGCTCGCCGCACTGGTCGCCGACCTGGGCGATCGCATGGACGACGTGACGATCTTGACGATGTCTGAATTCGGCCGCACCGCGCGTCAGAACGGGAATGGTGGAACAGATCACGGTCACGCGAGTTCAATGTTCGTGATCGGCGGCGACGTGAAGGGACACAAGGTGCACGGCAAGTGGCCGGGCCTCGAGCCCGAGCAGCTCAACGAAGACCGCGATCTGGCGTTGACGACGGATTTCCGGAGTCTGTTCTCCGAAGTCGTGGGCAAGCATCTCGGCGCCACGGCGTTCGAGCGGATCTTTCCGGGATTCGCGGTGGATAAGAGCACATGGGTAGGGGTGCTGTGATCGAGGGGGAGACGCGAAAGCGTCTGAGTGAGTGAAGCAGCCACTATCCAGAACGGCCTTGGCGGAGCATCGCCGAGGCCGTTCGAATTTCATGGCTACCGGGCGTGGGCCCGGGTCCGCGGTCCGGCGCGAGCCGTCAGAACCGGATGACCCGCGCCAGGCCGCGCGCGAGGGCGCGCACCCAGCCGCCGAATCCGTCGGCGATGCTC
The sequence above is drawn from the Gemmatimonadaceae bacterium genome and encodes:
- a CDS encoding elongation factor G, with amino-acid sequence MPEYRGSEIRNVAVVGHGASGKTSLVDALAFVSGSSKRHGSVKDGTSLTDTAPEEVERGYSINLGCAYAEWMNTKINLIDTPGYLDFQGDAVAGLAAADGALCVVSATAGIEVGTERMFREAVRRRDPVLFVASMMDKEHASFDDVVDQIRARLTNKVIPVEVPIGEGPEFHGIINLFTRKAHLYKRGVKGGNYDEVEIPAEHRPQFDKYYEQLIETIAATDDSLLERYLEGGEIPREDAVAAMKEAMKQMELFPLFCISSELNYGTQAVLSTIVELMPTAWEMEELHAFKGAEGDRTVEIHAIDDAPFAALAFKTTSEPHVGEVTFFRIFSGRVENGAEVFNATRDGVEKLNHLSITQGKDRTEQAVLHAGDIGCVAKLRNTHTNDTLSTRQHPVRLPQIAFPEGALQMAVHAAARADEEKLQAGLHKLHDEDPTFEMHYNAETHETIVSGLGERHLEVTLAKLKRRYGVEADLTKPSIAYRETLRGTGEGQGRHKKQSGGRGQFGDCWVRFSPLPRGGGYEFVDRIVGGAIPSKFIPAVDRGVQEAAVRGILAGYPLVDFRAEVYDGSYHTVDSNEMSFKMAGILGFKAVAPKCKPVLLEPLDDLEITTPDEYLGDVLGDLSSRRGHIMGTDSTPDGARVRAVIPQAELHMYASALQSMTQGRAMFIHRFHGYEEMPPDAAQRVIAESSKEHEEALAH
- a CDS encoding AAA family ATPase, with protein sequence MRELIDVVSATLAETSATARPVSLVSIELDRLQALRSALGPSGADDVCEQIARMLQRILRTGDYVQRVSDGELVVMLLGAGVTDARQVAHRIGAAVRGHEFSPGQSMRAVPAAPRVTISAGVAAAPDHGADPERLVSAARQACAGIAQRGGDGVAVARDAADSAALAVPDVGRFAGRLTERRTLFRLLDEAAAGHPRIVSIVGEPGSGTLTLARQLEPEVRLLGGSTVYGRGRMMSVRQPYGPWAGVLQTVRRVAPPPDQVWRELPKLVPTLPRDPAIPAGTKYRLMEEIAAYLRIATAKWPLVVVLDEMQWADEASWDTLDHLVEHLTDERLLVCITMRTGVEHTPAAERLAALQHHAGYQELHLSRLTREEVKRWLEAALDHQEVGRDLLAFVYRHTEGNPFLLTQLVRCLTEEGSLWNDGQQWQWKAVSGLRMPSDAEGILSRRLERFSASTHAVLSTAAVIGREFDVPLVEAAGAGSARAVEVAVEEGLASGVLQYTYERRRKAFLFTHESIADVLARSPSPEQARLRHERVARAMEARGDGTIAEIAQHYDAAGVAVDAYRTALDAATQAEALYALTTAGDFLQLAARNAPSPGDLAEGRVRLAQIAEALGRYDEEEELCDLALDWFAGEGDERRALTLRRMRERARKELGQPARRSLDALRVLDDAATQLGFDEERVAILTLLSQVHGRLGEPREAARIAAECVEMAERIGDPLLLAEALTRFGITVETESPKRARECYERALGLARAGGDIRAQVRCYNNLGIVLQLESQIDAARESLATAITLARAAGMADLWAAAALNLGLIIQKLGDYDRARELFSEALGLSASLKNTEYQLYALFNMAHAARESGQPASGAELYDATASLAQRIGQSDVEIGARAGEGLCLLAMNRGEEARRPLAEAESRMATRAEWFQGRELVETLRVLVAAAEGRRTDALEQFEQARALADATDLYSAAWFTAACADAIFRIDRGVARAAVERYASRVAGLGFTSLTDRYAILAAIS
- a CDS encoding DUF1800 domain-containing protein; the protein is MRFRSYIWLWLPAVGALGSCASGAPSATAAAAPAMAPVAELREQLPEQQILQVLNRLAYGPRPGDVEQVRAMGVDQWIARQLTPDRIDDHVADSALARYHMLDTPTRDIVQSFQDIQRARREEQLAMKADDDTATQRNARQQYLRAHPELRELQQRVQGPVNQLMSAQLARAVLSERQLDEVMVEFWENHFSVYVGKGQTRNFLNAYDREVIRPHVLGKFRDLLGAVAHSPAMLFYLDNWESQADSTHATLAANGRVATAAQRRRVLETIERARPDQLPPRLRNMSAEQRRRLIQQMQQSRKRGLNENYARELMELHTLGVDGGYTQQDVIEVARCLTGWSIDLRTGEFIFRPQMHDADAKVVLGHRIAAGRGEEDGEQVLDILASSPATAHFIARKLVVRFVSDSPPPALVERAAQTFLHTGGDIREVVRTIVTSPEFFSNAAYRAKVKTPFELVASALRAVNAKPDTTPRLAGLVALLGEPEFGRQTPDGWPDQGDAWMNTGAILDRINFGLLLASSRLPGAPLANWTYAQQLRRAPHAQQVDGVIHAILGGEVSQVTRDVLLTGENPFLKKAQSDSLANMGGAVASNAMERGRGGRGGYNALTRPVNLSGLPLVVGLALGAPEFQRR
- a CDS encoding KamA family radical SAM protein; the encoded protein is MSDWQQILHTGIDTLDKLAERFGPDVIDVEALQPAFENFQMRLTPAVLAQIKEVGDPIWNQYVPTIQELDVVDGVIDSLDEDGDSPVPNITHRYPDRVLFLVSPVCASYCRFCTRRRKVGDPEKIPLNQYESAFEYIRSHPEIRDVIMSGGDPMMLSDRRLEYLFQRLREIPHVEIIRIGSRITSHLPERITPEFCEMVKKYHPVYMNTHFNHPSELTPATVAALGRLADAGVPLGCQTVLLRGVNDNAETMKELMQKLLKARVRPYYLYMADQVAGGEHFRTMVETGLEIVKALRGWTSGLAVPHFCIDAPGGGGKVPLLPEYVEKITDEEVIFRNYEGKRFTYKQPRQPVTASACGAAAEQEPGVLPIQSGARPKKAARPKRRRSAGS